A region from the Aegilops tauschii subsp. strangulata cultivar AL8/78 chromosome 5, Aet v6.0, whole genome shotgun sequence genome encodes:
- the LOC109784353 gene encoding uncharacterized protein: MAADTAYAKRVLLACNGGGDAVSRGVAVGLARHGCRLVLVGDEGALAATAEEARRCAAGGAAAVAVVGLDFAACDEAAVGAAVEAAWRCFGHGGLDALVNCCSYEGEVQDCLSVTEDEYNKTMKVNVITPWLLIKVMAKRFRDAQSGGSVVCLTQIIGAERGLYPGAAAYGTSLGAVHQLVRLSAMELGKHKVRVNAVCRGLHLGDKFPVSVGEEKAEKATGEVMPLRRWLDPEKDLASTVLYLVGDESRFMTGTTIYVDGAQSIVRPRMRSFL; encoded by the exons ATGGCCGCCGACACCGCCTACGCGAAGCGGGTGCTGCTCGCCTGCAACGGCGGCGGTGACGCCGTCTCGCGGGGGGTCGCCGTCGGCCTCGCCAGGCACGGCTGCAG GCTGGTCCTGGTGGGCGACGAGGGCGCCCTGGCCGCGACGGCGGAGGAGGCGCGGCGCTGCGCGGCCGGAGGGGCGGCGGCCGTCGCGGTGGTGGGGCTGGACTTCGCGGCCTGCGACGAGGCGGCCGTCGGCGCCGCGGTGGAGGCGGCGTGGCGCTGCTTCGGCCACGGCGGGCTCGACGCCCTCGTCAACTGCTGCTCCTACGAGG GGGAAGTGCAAGACTGCCTCAGCGTGACTGAAGATGAGTACAACAAGACCATGAAAGTCAACGTAATCACACCTTGGCTCCTGATAAAGGTCATGGCGAAGCGGTTCCGGGATGCGCAGTCCGGCGGTTCTGTAGTATGCTTGACCCAAATCATCGGCGCCGAGAGAGGATTGTATCCGGGGGCGGCGGCATATGGCACAAGTTTGGGCGCCGTTCACCAGCTCGTCAGA TTGTCGGCCATGGAGCTCGGCAAGCACAAGGTCAGGGTGAACGCCGTCTGCCGTGGCTTGCACCTGGGGGACAAGTTCCCTGTCTCCGTGGGGGAGGAGAAGGCCGAGAAGGCGACCGGGGAGGTGATGCCGCTGCGGCGGTGGCTCGACCCGGAGAAGGACCTGGCGTCCACTGTACTCTACCTGGTCGGCGATGAGTCCCGTTTCATGACGGGCACCACCATCTACGTCGACGGCGCGCAGTCCATCGTGCGCCCTCGCATGCGTTCCTTCCTGTAG
- the LOC109784354 gene encoding S-adenosylmethionine carrier 1, chloroplastic/mitochondrial — MGASGGGEDKPFNFLQILCEGVIAGGAAGVVVETALYPIDTIKTRLQAARAGSQIQWKGLYSGLGGNLVGVLPASALFVGIYEPTKRKLLDMFPENLSAVAHLTAGAVGGLGASLIRVPTEVVKQRMQTGQFRTAPDAVRLIVAKEGFRGLFAGYGSFLLRDLPFDAIQFCIYEQLRIGYKLMAKRELKDPENALIGAFAGAITGAITTPLDVLKTRLMIQGQTKQYSGIVSCAKTILREEGPGAFLKGIEPRVLWIGIGGSIFFGVLEKTKSVLAERSSRKAALAEKDE; from the exons ATGGGCGCCAGCGGGGGCGGGGAAGACAAGCCCTTCAATTTCCTCCAGATCCTCTGCG AGGGCGTCATAGCCGGAGGCGCCGCCGGGGTCGTGGTGGAGACGGCGCTCTACCCCATCGACACCATCAAGACCAGGCTTCAG GCTGCTCGAGCTGGAAGTCAAATTCAATGGAAAGGCCTGTATTCTGGATTGGGTGGAAATCTTGTCGGTGTTCTCCC GGCTTCTGCTCTGTTTGTGGGAATATACGAACCAACTAAACGGAAGCTACTGGACATGTTTCCTGAAAATTTGAGTGCTGTTGCTCATCTT ACTGCAGGTGCTGTTGGAGGGTTGGGTGCCTCTCTCATTCGTGTCCCCACAGAG GTGGTCAAACAAAGGATGCAAACTGGTCAATTCAGGACTGCGCCTGATGCTGTTCGTCTCATAGTTGCCAAGGAAGGATTTAGAGGTCTTTTTGCT GGTTATGGTTCATTTTTACTTCGAGATCTTCCGTTTGATGCCATTCAATTCTGCATATATGAGCAACTTCGAATTGGTTACAAGCTTATG GCAAAGAGGGAGCTGAAGGATCCAGAGAATGCACTAATTGGTGCTTTTGCCG GTGCGATTACTGGCGCTATAACGACCCCCCTCGATGTTCTGAAGACAAGGTTGATGATTCAG GGGCAAACAAAGCAATACTCTGGAATTGTAAGCTGTGCTAAGACCATCTTGAGAGAGGAAGGTCCCGGCGCCTTTTTGAAG GGCATTGAGCCTCGAGTTTTGTGGATCGGCATCGGCGGATCCATATTCTTCGGCGTGCTGGAGAAGACCAAGTCGGTGCTCGCTGAGAGGAGCAGCCGCAAGgctgcgctggcggagaaggacgAGTGA
- the LOC109784355 gene encoding uncharacterized protein At4g15970, translated as MGKVVVAEATARQVASFVLGAAAALTVVMLVQYRAPAAGLSRARTPAHFSGLRLSSDDQHHRRNATTTARPVVHHQAPPVAGSAARDDDHRRRANATTITKPNSTTTSHLPSTRRHEEKGAKEDAEFRGLAAAVARAATDDRTVIITCVNQAWAAPGSLLDLFLESFRIGDGTARLLPHVLVVAMDPGAHARCLAVHQHCYHYTIPGLNIDFAAHKYFLSKDYLELVWSKLKLQRRILELGYGFLFTDVDIVWLRDPFKHVTAYADMTVSSDVYFGDPDNLGNFPNTGFFHVKPNARTIAMTKLWHGGRGKYPGANEQPVFNMMKKQMVAELGLRVQYLNPAYVGGFCSYGKDLGKIVTMHANCCVGIGNKIRDLKGVLGDWRNYTRMPPWERHRAKWTVPGACIRAEKQV; from the exons ATGGGGAAGGTGGTCGTCGCGGAGGCCACGGCGCGGCAGGTGGCGTCcttcgtcctcggcgccgccgccgcgctcaccGTCGTCATGCTCGTCCAGTACCGGGCGCCGGCCGCGGGGCTCAGCCGCGCCAGGACGCCGGCCCACTTCTCCGGCTTGAGATTATCATCCGACGACCAGCACCACCGCCGCAACGCCACAACAACAGCGCGTCCCGTTGTTCATCATCAGGCGCCACCGGTCGCCGGCAGTGCTGCCCGAGACGACGATCATCGCCGTCGGGCGAACGCCACAACAATCACAAAGCCCAATTCTACCACCACAAGTCATCTTCCCAGCACGCGTCGGCATGAAGAAAAG GGAGCGAAGGAGGATGCGGAGTTCCGGgggctggcggcggcggtggcacgCGCGGCAACGGACGACCGGACGGTGATCATCACGTGCGTGAACCAGGCCTGGGCGGCACCAGGCTCCTTACTGGACCTGTTCCTGGAGAGCTTCCGCATCGGCGACGGCACGGCGCGGCTCCTCCCACACGTGCTGGTCGTGGCCATGGATCCCGGCGCCCATGCACGGTGCCTCGCCGTGCACCAGCACTGCTACCACTACACCATCCCGGGCCTCAACATCGACTTCGCCGCGCACAAGTACTTCCTCTCCAAGGACTACCTGGAGCTGGTGTGGAGCAAGCTGAAGCTGCAGCGCCGCATCCTGGAGCTCGGCTACGGCTTCCTCTTCACCGACGTCGACATCGTGTGGCTGCGCGACCCGTTCAAGCACGTGACGGCGTACGCCGACATGACGGTGTCCAGCGACGTGTACTTCGGCGACCCCGACAACCTGGGCAACTTCCCCAACACGGGGTTCTTCCACGTGAAGCCCAACGCGCGGACCATCGCCATGACGAAGCTGTGGCACGGTGGTAGGGGCAAATACCCGGGCGCCAACGAGCAGCCGGTGTTCAACATGATGAAGAAGCAGATggtggcggagctcgggctccggGTGCAGTACCTCAACCCGGCCTACGTTGGCGGGTTCTGCAGCTACGGCAAGGATTTGGGGAAGATTGTCACCATGCACGCGAATTGCTGCGTGGGGATTGGGAATAAGATTAGGGATTTGAAGGGCGTGCTGGGTGATTGGAGGAACTATACCAGGATGCCGCCGTGGGAGAGGCACCGGGCCAAGTGGACCGTGCCCGGCGCCTGCATCCGAGCCGAGAAACAAGTTTGA